The Synechocystis sp. PCC 7509 genome includes a window with the following:
- a CDS encoding CAAD domain-containing protein yields the protein MESQLQQQEYTDTQNIKVSAPGTMVTIEPNTEDKWTEVGSQVSGFLAQLPEIIGNFWESYKQPITSLGLIFAAIITVKVVLAVIDALNDIPLLAPTFELIGIAYSAWFINRYLLQASNRQELAQEIEKLKGKVVGSQQV from the coding sequence ATGGAATCCCAACTGCAACAACAAGAATACACCGATACCCAAAATATTAAGGTATCAGCCCCAGGAACTATGGTTACTATAGAGCCAAATACAGAAGATAAATGGACAGAGGTAGGCTCTCAAGTTTCAGGATTTTTAGCTCAATTACCCGAAATAATCGGCAATTTTTGGGAAAGTTACAAGCAACCAATCACTAGCTTGGGATTAATTTTTGCGGCAATTATTACTGTTAAAGTTGTACTTGCAGTAATTGACGCTCTAAACGATATTCCCCTCTTAGCACCAACTTTTGAACTAATTGGAATTGCTTATTCTGCATGGTTTATCAACCGCTACTTGCTTCAAGCCTCAAATCGTCAAGAATTGGCGCAAGAAATTGAAAAATTGAAAGGAAAAGTAGTTGGCAGTCAACAAGTGTAA
- the petH gene encoding ferredoxin--NADP reductase — protein sequence MYNSSAADRAANTEAGSRVFVYEVVGIRQNEETDNRTPPIRNSGSIFIRVPYSRMNQEMQRIARLGGKIVNIHLQENVDQPNGQLTSSESKANNSSPTAKSEQNNSSASVENELAPENAEKKGKPMTQAKPKADKHKDVPVNIYRPNAPYLGQCISNEELVGEGGIGTVRHLIFDISGGDLRYLEGQSIGIIPPGTDKNGKPEKLRLYSIASTRHGDRVDDKTVSLCVRQLEYKHPETGETIYGVCSTHLCKIEVGTEVKITGPVGKEMLLPEDTNANVIMFATGTGIAPFRAYLWRMFKKNEQEANPDYKFKGLAWLVFGIPTTPNVLYKEELEEMQAQYPDNFRLTYAISREQKNPEGGRMYIQDRVAEHAKDLWKLIQKENTHTYICGLKGMEGGIDEALSAAAAEDGVNWMEYQKTMKKAGRWHVETY from the coding sequence ATGTATAATTCAAGCGCCGCAGATAGGGCAGCTAATACCGAAGCTGGTAGCCGTGTCTTTGTGTACGAAGTAGTAGGCATCCGTCAAAACGAAGAAACGGATAATAGGACTCCTCCAATTCGTAATAGTGGCAGTATTTTTATTAGAGTGCCTTATAGCCGCATGAATCAAGAAATGCAGCGCATCGCTCGCTTGGGCGGAAAAATTGTCAATATCCACCTTCAAGAAAATGTAGATCAACCCAACGGTCAATTAACATCATCTGAAAGTAAGGCAAATAATTCTTCTCCAACTGCTAAGAGCGAACAGAATAATTCTTCAGCATCGGTAGAAAATGAGTTAGCGCCCGAAAATGCAGAAAAAAAAGGCAAGCCCATGACTCAAGCAAAACCAAAAGCTGATAAACACAAGGATGTTCCGGTAAATATTTATCGCCCTAATGCTCCTTATCTCGGTCAATGTATCTCTAATGAGGAGTTAGTGGGGGAAGGTGGTATTGGTACAGTAAGACACTTGATATTTGACATTTCTGGCGGCGACTTGCGTTACCTTGAAGGTCAAAGTATTGGGATTATTCCCCCAGGTACAGACAAAAACGGCAAACCAGAAAAATTACGGTTGTATTCCATTGCATCGACTCGTCACGGCGATCGCGTTGATGATAAAACCGTTTCTCTGTGCGTCCGTCAGCTAGAATACAAGCACCCCGAAACAGGCGAAACTATCTACGGCGTTTGTTCTACTCATCTGTGCAAAATAGAAGTAGGAACAGAAGTTAAAATTACTGGGCCCGTTGGTAAGGAAATGTTGTTACCCGAAGACACAAACGCAAATGTAATTATGTTTGCGACAGGTACGGGCATCGCTCCCTTTAGAGCTTATTTATGGCGGATGTTCAAAAAGAACGAACAAGAAGCCAACCCCGATTATAAGTTTAAGGGTTTAGCGTGGTTAGTTTTTGGGATTCCTACTACTCCAAACGTTCTGTATAAAGAGGAGTTAGAGGAAATGCAGGCGCAGTATCCCGACAATTTCCGCTTGACTTATGCAATTAGCCGCGAACAAAAAAACCCCGAAGGCGGCAGAATGTATATTCAAGATCGAGTAGCAGAACACGCTAAAGATTTGTGGAAGTTGATTCAAAAGGAAAATACTCACACCTATATTTGTGGTTTAAAAGGTATGGAAGGTGGTATTGACGAAGCGCTATCGGCGGCGGCTGCTGAAGATGGTGTAAATTGGATGGAATACCAGAAAACCATGAAAAAAGCTGGTCGCTGGCACGTAGAAACGTACTAA
- a CDS encoding NAD(P)H-quinone oxidoreductase subunit H, translating to MARIETRTEPMILNMGPHHPSMHGVMRLIVTLDGEDVVDCEPVMGYLHRGMEKIAENRTNIMYVPYVSRWDYAAGMFNEAVSVNAPEKLANIPVPKRASYIRVIMLELNRIANHLLWLGPFMADVGAQTPFFYIFRERELIYDLWEAATGYRMVNNNYFRIGGVAVDLPYGWVDKCVEFIEYFYPKVDEYERLITNNPIFRRRVEGIGTIGREDAINWGLSGPMLRASGVKWDLRKVDHYECYDDFDWDVQWETAGDCFARYLVRIREMRESVKILRQAIKALPGGPFENLEAKRLTEGAKSEWNGFDYQYISKKVAPTFKIPKGEHYARIESGKGELGIYLVGDDNVFPWRWKIRAADFNNLQIFPHIVRGVKVADIVTILGSIDIIMGSVDR from the coding sequence ATGGCAAGAATCGAAACTAGAACAGAACCCATGATTCTCAACATGGGCCCTCATCACCCCTCAATGCATGGAGTGATGAGGCTAATCGTTACCCTAGATGGGGAAGATGTAGTAGATTGCGAGCCTGTAATGGGCTACCTACATCGCGGCATGGAGAAAATAGCCGAGAATCGCACAAATATCATGTACGTCCCCTACGTGAGTCGCTGGGACTACGCAGCCGGGATGTTTAATGAAGCGGTTAGCGTCAATGCGCCGGAAAAATTGGCAAATATTCCCGTTCCCAAACGCGCCAGTTATATTCGCGTGATTATGCTGGAATTAAACCGGATTGCTAATCATTTGCTATGGTTAGGGCCATTTATGGCAGACGTAGGCGCTCAAACTCCCTTTTTCTACATTTTCCGCGAACGAGAGTTGATTTACGACTTGTGGGAAGCTGCTACAGGCTATCGGATGGTAAATAATAACTACTTCCGGATTGGTGGGGTTGCAGTAGATTTACCTTACGGTTGGGTAGATAAATGCGTAGAATTTATTGAGTATTTTTACCCCAAAGTTGACGAGTACGAGCGCTTGATTACCAATAACCCCATTTTTAGAAGACGGGTTGAAGGTATTGGGACAATTGGCCGCGAAGATGCGATTAATTGGGGACTTTCGGGTCCGATGTTACGGGCTTCGGGGGTGAAGTGGGACTTGAGAAAAGTTGACCATTACGAATGTTACGACGATTTTGATTGGGACGTACAGTGGGAAACGGCGGGAGATTGTTTTGCTCGTTATTTGGTGCGGATTCGAGAAATGCGCGAATCGGTGAAAATTCTGCGTCAAGCAATTAAAGCCCTTCCTGGTGGCCCATTTGAAAACTTAGAAGCAAAACGCCTAACTGAAGGTGCTAAGTCTGAATGGAATGGTTTTGACTATCAGTACATTAGTAAAAAAGTTGCGCCGACATTTAAAATTCCTAAAGGCGAACATTATGCGCGAATTGAAAGCGGTAAAGGTGAATTAGGTATTTATTTAGTTGGCGATGATAATGTTTTCCCTTGGCGTTGGAAGATTCGCGCGGCGGACTTTAACAATTTGCAAATTTTCCCTCACATTGTCCGAGGCGTAAAAGTTGCGGATATTGTGACAATTTTGGGTAGCATTGACATCATTATGGGATCGGTAGATCGTTAA
- a CDS encoding S-layer homology domain-containing protein: MTNSLPPDPSSSDKTPLGFDDFIGILVAFSAIGGILWWSLSRNPETLNLDRILSGSEVNTIPLLVPSPNDESIPVPTLAPSVSSSIAPVEVPQMRSQVPVVVVPNTTVAASPTPREGTAVTFIDVPPDYWARPYIHALAASGVVNGYAGDYFRPNQTITRAEFAALLQDAFDNQSVPGITKYQDIESNFWGIPAINSATNTGFLQGYPGDVFRPTQEIPRVQVLVAIASGLKLPAAANSQSVLPSYGDANEIPNYAKDKVAAATNAGLIANYPDRNILAPNRNATRAEVAAIIYQAMVQQGKLQPIESPYVGNTK; encoded by the coding sequence ATGACAAATTCTTTACCGCCCGATCCTTCGTCATCGGACAAAACACCTTTAGGCTTTGATGATTTTATCGGAATTTTGGTTGCTTTTAGCGCTATAGGCGGGATTCTCTGGTGGTCGCTATCTCGCAACCCCGAAACTTTAAACCTCGATCGCATATTATCAGGTAGCGAAGTCAATACCATTCCTTTACTTGTACCGTCTCCCAATGACGAAAGTATTCCTGTACCGACCTTAGCACCTAGTGTTAGCTCTTCTATTGCCCCTGTTGAAGTCCCACAGATGCGATCGCAAGTTCCAGTTGTAGTCGTACCCAATACAACCGTTGCAGCCTCTCCAACTCCAAGAGAAGGGACGGCGGTTACTTTTATTGATGTTCCCCCGGATTACTGGGCGCGTCCCTATATTCATGCTTTAGCCGCCAGTGGGGTTGTTAATGGCTATGCTGGGGACTATTTTCGCCCGAATCAAACCATAACTCGTGCGGAATTTGCCGCATTGTTGCAAGATGCTTTTGATAATCAGTCTGTCCCAGGGATAACGAAATATCAAGATATTGAGTCTAATTTTTGGGGGATTCCGGCAATTAATAGCGCCACAAATACCGGGTTTTTACAAGGCTATCCGGGAGATGTTTTCCGCCCAACTCAAGAAATTCCCAGAGTGCAAGTTTTGGTAGCGATTGCTAGTGGTTTAAAACTTCCGGCTGCTGCTAATTCTCAATCAGTTTTGCCATCTTACGGGGATGCTAACGAAATTCCCAATTATGCGAAAGATAAAGTAGCTGCCGCAACAAATGCCGGACTTATAGCCAATTATCCCGATCGCAATATCCTAGCACCTAACCGTAATGCTACCCGCGCTGAAGTGGCGGCGATAATTTATCAAGCAATGGTACAACAGGGGAAATTACAGCCAATAGAGTCGCCCTATGTAGGGAATACTAAATAA
- a CDS encoding homoserine dehydrogenase, with amino-acid sequence MAFKVGILGLGTVGTGTVQLLLDPTGRQALLKEVEVYKVGVKSPDKTRAVSLPTAVVTTDLEAIVKDPAVDIVVELIGGLEPARSLILQAINNGKHVVTANKAVIARFGDEIFTAANAAGVYVMLEAAVGGGIPVIQPLKQSLSVNRITAVTGIVNGTTNYILTAMRDRGSDFAEVLAEAQQLGYAEADPTADVDGLDAADKIAILASLAFGGRIKLQDVYCEGIRNVSKADINYAEKLGFVIKLLAIAKKAHSSNSLSLRVHPTLVPQSHPLASINGVYNAILVEGEPLGQVMFFGPGAGAGATASAVVSDILAIAATLKTGTTKPHPLMSCSHQEYCEKAPMEDLVTRFYARFLTQDHPGVIGKLGTCFGNCGVSLESVVQTGIHDNLAEIVVVTHDVREGDFNASLAEIRALPAISSIASLLRVL; translated from the coding sequence GTGGCTTTTAAAGTAGGAATCTTGGGCTTAGGGACGGTAGGTACAGGTACAGTTCAACTGCTATTAGATCCTACTGGTCGTCAGGCGTTGCTAAAAGAAGTAGAAGTATACAAAGTTGGGGTAAAATCCCCAGATAAAACCCGTGCTGTAAGTTTGCCAACGGCAGTAGTTACTACAGACTTAGAGGCAATTGTTAAAGATCCAGCCGTAGATATAGTTGTAGAGTTGATTGGCGGCTTAGAACCTGCGCGAAGTCTAATCTTACAAGCAATCAATAACGGCAAGCACGTTGTTACCGCCAATAAAGCCGTAATTGCCCGTTTTGGCGATGAAATCTTTACAGCAGCCAATGCCGCCGGGGTATATGTGATGTTAGAGGCGGCTGTAGGGGGCGGCATCCCAGTTATTCAACCATTAAAGCAATCTTTGAGTGTAAATCGGATTACGGCAGTTACAGGCATTGTTAACGGGACGACAAATTATATTTTGACGGCAATGCGCGATCGCGGTAGTGATTTTGCCGAAGTATTAGCCGAAGCTCAACAACTAGGATACGCTGAAGCCGATCCAACCGCCGATGTAGATGGATTAGATGCCGCCGATAAAATTGCGATTTTGGCTTCTTTAGCCTTTGGCGGACGCATAAAGTTACAAGATGTTTACTGTGAAGGTATCCGCAATGTCAGCAAAGCAGATATAAATTATGCTGAAAAACTAGGTTTTGTAATTAAATTACTTGCCATTGCCAAAAAAGCCCACTCTAGCAACAGTTTATCTTTGCGCGTCCATCCGACTTTAGTACCGCAAAGCCACCCTTTAGCCAGCATTAACGGGGTGTACAACGCCATTTTGGTAGAAGGCGAACCTCTGGGACAAGTAATGTTTTTTGGGCCAGGAGCGGGGGCGGGAGCAACGGCTAGTGCAGTAGTATCGGATATATTGGCGATCGCTGCAACATTAAAAACTGGTACTACTAAACCCCATCCTTTGATGAGTTGCTCTCATCAAGAATATTGTGAAAAAGCACCGATGGAAGACCTTGTAACGCGCTTTTATGCTCGTTTTCTCACTCAAGATCATCCGGGTGTAATTGGAAAATTAGGTACTTGTTTCGGTAACTGTGGTGTTAGTTTAGAATCAGTGGTACAAACAGGTATTCACGATAATTTGGCGGAAATTGTGGTTGTAACTCATGATGTCCGTGAAGGCGATTTTAACGCTTCTTTAGCAGAAATTCGGGCTTTACCCGCCATAAGTAGCATTGCTAGTTTATTAAGAGTATTGTAG
- a CDS encoding 2-hydroxyacid dehydrogenase — translation MKVAVFSTKSYDRTFLEAANTQSKHELVFLEPRLSCETSVLATGSQAVCAFVNDELNAQTLSKLESLGVKLIALRSAGFNNVDLVKAEELGLTVVRVPAYSPYAVAEHTIGLILALNRRIPRAYNRVREGNFSLEGLLGFDLHGKTVGIVGTGRIGTITAQILLGFGCKVLAYDNSPPDNKILEYVSFSELLAAADIISLHCPLTADTHHLINAKTIAQMKTGAMLINTSRGALIDTKAVIIGLKSGKIGYLGLDVYEKEGDLFFEDFSSAVIQDDLFERLLTFPNVLITGHQSFFTAEALKSIAETTLSNISDFEQGLPCSNQIKIQD, via the coding sequence GTGAAAGTTGCTGTCTTCAGCACCAAGTCTTACGATCGCACTTTTCTAGAAGCTGCTAACACGCAAAGTAAACACGAGTTAGTTTTTCTTGAACCCCGTTTAAGTTGCGAAACTAGCGTATTAGCTACAGGTTCGCAAGCGGTTTGCGCTTTTGTCAACGATGAATTAAACGCTCAAACTCTTAGCAAATTGGAAAGTTTGGGCGTAAAATTGATTGCTTTGCGATCGGCGGGTTTCAACAATGTAGATTTAGTAAAAGCCGAGGAGTTAGGACTAACTGTTGTCCGCGTACCCGCCTATTCTCCCTATGCTGTCGCCGAACATACTATAGGTTTAATTCTCGCTCTCAATCGGCGCATACCTCGCGCTTACAACCGCGTCCGCGAGGGAAATTTTTCTTTAGAAGGGCTTTTAGGCTTCGATCTTCATGGTAAAACAGTGGGGATCGTAGGTACAGGCAGAATTGGCACTATTACAGCCCAAATATTGCTTGGTTTTGGTTGCAAAGTGTTGGCTTACGATAATTCGCCTCCAGATAACAAAATTCTAGAATATGTATCGTTTTCTGAATTACTAGCGGCGGCGGATATTATTAGTTTGCATTGTCCTTTAACTGCTGATACTCATCACCTAATCAACGCCAAAACTATAGCGCAAATGAAAACAGGTGCTATGCTAATCAACACAAGTCGCGGCGCTTTAATTGACACCAAAGCGGTAATTATTGGCTTAAAATCAGGTAAAATCGGCTATCTTGGCTTAGATGTTTATGAAAAGGAGGGAGATTTATTTTTTGAGGACTTCTCAAGTGCGGTGATTCAAGACGATCTTTTTGAGCGTCTATTAACCTTTCCCAATGTTCTAATCACCGGACATCAGTCGTTTTTCACTGCTGAAGCCTTAAAAAGTATTGCTGAAACCACTTTGTCAAATATCTCTGACTTTGAACAAGGACTACCATGCTCTAATCAAATTAAGATTCAAGACTAA
- a CDS encoding class I SAM-dependent methyltransferase, translated as MLLTDIIVNRIKAKCDRAITFAEFMELALYHSQYGYYTTKAVDIGAQGDFFTSPHLGKDFGELLAVQFAQMWDIMGQPVPFTLVEMGAGQGILAVDILKYLYKHYREFFNALQYVIVEVSPGLKQQQQQLLQGVADKVKWCSLEEIPANSIIGCFFSNELVDAMPINLFSLQDGKLGEIYITLAEDDSFIEVCNAPSTPKIAEYFDLVGVNLAQLAGNYRSEINLAALEWLSTISQKLQQGYLLTIDYGYTAARYYNPMRSQGTLQCYYRHQYHNNPYINIGEQDITAHVDFTALDLWGDRCGLQKVGFTQQGLFLMALGLGERIAAISTDNANNLSQLLQRRETLHQLINPQGLGGFGVLVQSKGLLPSIPLTGLTA; from the coding sequence TTGTTATTAACTGACATTATTGTTAATCGGATTAAGGCAAAATGCGATCGCGCTATTACCTTTGCCGAATTTATGGAGTTGGCGCTATACCATTCCCAGTATGGCTATTACACTACAAAAGCTGTAGATATTGGGGCGCAAGGTGATTTTTTTACGTCTCCGCATCTGGGAAAAGATTTTGGCGAACTATTAGCAGTGCAATTTGCCCAAATGTGGGACATTATGGGGCAACCTGTACCGTTTACCCTGGTAGAAATGGGCGCGGGACAAGGTATTTTAGCGGTAGATATTCTTAAATACTTATACAAGCACTACCGCGAGTTTTTTAACGCCTTACAGTATGTAATTGTTGAAGTTTCTCCAGGTTTAAAGCAGCAACAACAGCAGCTTTTGCAAGGTGTAGCCGATAAAGTTAAATGGTGCAGCTTAGAAGAAATACCAGCTAATTCAATTATTGGCTGTTTTTTTTCTAATGAACTTGTCGATGCCATGCCTATTAATTTATTTTCCCTGCAAGATGGGAAATTAGGGGAAATATATATAACTCTTGCTGAAGACGACAGTTTTATAGAAGTCTGTAACGCTCCCTCTACGCCGAAAATAGCTGAGTATTTCGATTTGGTAGGAGTAAACTTAGCGCAATTAGCAGGAAATTATCGCAGCGAGATTAATTTAGCCGCTTTGGAATGGTTGAGTACAATAAGCCAAAAATTGCAGCAAGGGTATTTGTTAACTATCGATTATGGCTACACGGCGGCGCGTTATTACAATCCGATGCGAAGTCAAGGAACTTTACAGTGTTACTATCGCCACCAATACCATAACAACCCTTATATCAATATTGGTGAGCAAGACATCACGGCTCATGTAGATTTTACTGCTTTAGACCTTTGGGGCGATCGCTGTGGCTTACAAAAAGTAGGATTTACTCAGCAAGGATTATTTTTGATGGCGTTGGGGTTGGGAGAAAGAATAGCGGCAATTTCTACCGATAACGCCAATAATTTATCCCAACTACTTCAACGCCGCGAAACCTTACATCAACTAATAAATCCTCAAGGATTAGGCGGGTTTGGCGTTTTAGTCCAATCTAAAGGATTATTGCCTAGTATTCCCTTAACAGGCTTAACGGCTTAA
- a CDS encoding phosphoribulokinase — MTSSPDRVVLIGVAGDSGVGKSTFLRRLSDLFGEEFLTVICLDDYHSLDRKQRKETGITALDPRANNFDLMYEQLKALKHGQAINKPIYNHETGEIDPPEHIGANHIIVVEGLHPLYDERVRSLLDFSVYLDISDEVKIAWKIQRDMEERGHRYEDVLAAINSRRPDFTAYIEPQKKFADVVIQVLPTQLLKEDKDRKVLRVRMIQREGIEGLEPVYLFDEGSTIHWTPCGRKLTCSYPGMQMYYGPDPYSQDNVSVLEVDGQFDNLDEVIYLETHLSKTSTKYQGEMTHLLLQHREYPGSNNGTGLFQVLTGLKMRATYERLTATEAKIAAQV, encoded by the coding sequence ATGACAAGTTCGCCGGATAGAGTGGTATTAATTGGAGTTGCGGGGGATTCAGGGGTTGGTAAATCCACCTTTTTGCGTCGGTTATCTGACTTATTTGGGGAAGAATTTTTGACGGTAATCTGTTTAGATGACTATCACAGTTTGGATCGCAAACAGCGCAAAGAGACAGGAATAACTGCCTTAGATCCTAGAGCAAATAATTTCGATTTGATGTACGAGCAACTCAAAGCGCTCAAGCACGGTCAAGCAATCAATAAGCCCATATACAACCACGAAACCGGAGAAATAGATCCACCAGAGCATATAGGGGCAAATCACATCATCGTAGTAGAAGGGTTACATCCTTTGTACGATGAGAGAGTCAGAAGCTTGTTAGATTTCAGCGTGTATTTAGATATTAGCGATGAAGTCAAAATTGCTTGGAAAATTCAGCGCGACATGGAAGAAAGAGGTCATCGCTACGAAGACGTACTAGCGGCGATCAATTCTCGTCGTCCAGACTTTACAGCCTACATTGAACCACAGAAAAAATTTGCTGACGTAGTAATTCAAGTATTGCCTACCCAACTACTAAAAGAAGACAAAGATCGCAAAGTATTGCGTGTCAGAATGATTCAGCGTGAAGGGATAGAAGGCTTAGAGCCAGTTTACTTGTTTGACGAAGGTTCAACTATTCATTGGACACCTTGTGGACGCAAGCTTACTTGTTCTTACCCAGGGATGCAAATGTATTATGGGCCAGATCCTTACAGTCAAGATAATGTGTCTGTTTTAGAAGTAGACGGTCAATTTGATAACTTAGACGAAGTAATTTATCTAGAAACTCACTTGAGCAAAACTTCTACCAAGTATCAAGGAGAAATGACCCATTTATTGCTGCAACACCGCGAATATCCAGGTTCAAACAATGGAACGGGATTATTTCAAGTATTGACAGGTTTAAAAATGCGGGCAACTTACGAACGATTGACCGCCACAGAAGCCAAAATTGCCGCCCAAGTGTAA
- the rsmH gene encoding 16S rRNA (cytosine(1402)-N(4))-methyltransferase RsmH, whose amino-acid sequence MELGVEENELQAFFHIPVLSQEVISALAIRPGGHYLDATVGGGGHSEAILQAYPDVKVTALDWDEQAITAAKQRLGEYESRIQFVLTSFADFDYKKASFDGIIADLGVSSYHLDTAERGFSFRNTASLDMRMDRRRDLTAAEIINDWDENELANIFFKYGEERLSRRIARRIVEKRPFTTTTELAEAIAYSVPKQYRYGRIHPATRVFQALRIVVNEELTAIENFLNRAPISLVPGGRIVVISFHSLEDRIVKHTLRESSLLQVITKKPITAQSDELENNVRSRSAKLRVAEALQIN is encoded by the coding sequence ATGGAGCTTGGTGTTGAGGAAAACGAGTTACAGGCATTTTTTCATATACCTGTTTTAAGTCAAGAGGTAATTTCTGCTTTAGCTATTCGTCCTGGGGGGCATTATTTGGATGCAACGGTAGGCGGTGGCGGTCATAGCGAGGCGATTTTACAGGCGTATCCCGATGTCAAGGTTACAGCCTTAGATTGGGACGAACAGGCAATAACCGCCGCTAAACAACGTCTTGGGGAATATGAAAGCCGCATTCAATTTGTTTTAACCAGTTTCGCCGATTTTGACTATAAAAAAGCCTCCTTTGATGGCATAATTGCAGATTTGGGCGTTAGCTCTTACCATCTCGATACCGCAGAGCGAGGCTTTAGTTTTCGCAATACAGCGTCCTTGGATATGCGGATGGACAGGCGACGAGATTTGACCGCCGCCGAGATAATTAATGATTGGGATGAAAACGAGCTTGCAAATATTTTCTTTAAGTACGGTGAGGAGAGATTATCACGGCGAATAGCTAGACGGATAGTAGAAAAACGCCCTTTTACAACAACTACAGAATTAGCAGAGGCGATCGCCTATTCCGTCCCAAAGCAGTATCGTTATGGTAGGATTCACCCGGCTACCCGCGTATTTCAAGCTTTGCGAATTGTCGTCAATGAAGAATTAACCGCTATAGAGAATTTTTTAAATCGCGCTCCCATTTCTCTTGTACCTGGGGGGAGAATTGTTGTAATTAGTTTTCATAGCTTGGAAGATCGCATAGTCAAGCATACTTTACGAGAATCATCGTTATTACAAGTAATTACTAAAAAGCCAATTACCGCTCAAAGTGACGAATTAGAAAATAATGTGCGATCGCGCTCGGCTAAATTAAGAGTAGCAGAAGCGTTACAAATTAATTAA